One Owenweeksia hongkongensis DSM 17368 genomic region harbors:
- a CDS encoding RluA family pseudouridine synthase, with product MIEEEDKLSDEQDNEELFEHHRLVADKGQAPLRVDKFLHNLLPNTSRNKIQQAASAGNIHVNGNVIKSNYKVKAMDVVQVVLSYPPREVELIPQNMDLDILYEDEQVIVLNKTAGVVVHPGYGNYDGTLVNGLIYHFKNLPGKDETRPGLVHRLDKDTSGIMVIAKDEMSLAHLAKQFFDRTTSRRYHALVWGDVKEYEGTIIGHIGRSKKNRKVFSVYEDESEGKHAITHYKVLQRFGYTTLVECRLETGRTHQIRVHMKHLGHPLFNDKEYGGSSILKGTTFTKYKQFVDNCLATCPRQALHAKTLGFTHPKTGEEMSFNSELPEDMAALIGKWENYAKHKLADGEE from the coding sequence ATGATTGAAGAAGAAGACAAGCTAAGTGATGAGCAAGACAACGAAGAGTTATTTGAACATCATCGATTAGTTGCGGACAAAGGTCAGGCACCACTAAGGGTTGACAAGTTTTTACATAATTTATTACCTAATACTTCCCGAAACAAAATACAGCAGGCCGCTTCTGCGGGGAATATTCATGTAAATGGAAACGTAATAAAGAGCAACTATAAGGTAAAGGCCATGGATGTGGTTCAGGTAGTGTTATCGTACCCTCCGCGCGAAGTAGAGCTTATTCCGCAAAACATGGACCTGGACATTTTATATGAAGATGAACAGGTAATTGTGCTAAACAAAACCGCTGGCGTGGTAGTACACCCTGGCTATGGCAATTATGATGGCACTTTGGTAAATGGACTTATCTACCATTTCAAAAACCTTCCGGGTAAAGATGAAACACGACCAGGCCTAGTGCACCGACTGGACAAAGACACCAGTGGTATCATGGTGATTGCCAAAGATGAAATGTCATTAGCACACCTTGCTAAGCAATTTTTTGACCGCACCACAAGCCGTAGATATCACGCACTGGTATGGGGTGATGTAAAAGAATATGAGGGCACTATAATAGGCCACATTGGCCGCAGCAAAAAAAATCGCAAAGTATTTAGTGTATACGAAGACGAAAGCGAAGGAAAACATGCTATAACACACTACAAAGTATTGCAAAGATTTGGCTATACTACTTTGGTAGAATGCAGGTTGGAAACCGGAAGGACTCACCAAATCCGTGTGCATATGAAGCACTTAGGTCACCCTCTTTTTAATGACAAAGAATATGGTGGAAGTTCGATTTTAAAAGGAACCACCTTTACCAAATACAAGCAGTTTGTAGACAATTGCCTTGCTACTTGTCCAAGACAAGCGCTTCATGCAAAAACCTTAGGTTTTACCCATCCAAAAACTGGCGAGGAAATGTCATTCAACTCAGAACTTCCCGAAGACATGGCTGCACTTATCGGTAAATGGGAAAATTACGCCAAACACAAACTGGCAGACGGGGAAGAGTAA
- a CDS encoding cytochrome-c peroxidase has product MKHLKIHIVLLLCVAIFTLSQCKPEPKESNPPTSVGTPAPITPPVGFPAMNIPADNPQTVEGVELGRHLFYDKKLSADLTISCATCHEQFRAFSDVDQVSTGVNGKIGRRQAMALFNLVFQEEFFWDGRAQSLEEQSLHPIVDPVEMDNTLTVVISRLEADSAYPSMFKAAFGDTKINEERIGKAIAQFERTMISAK; this is encoded by the coding sequence ATGAAGCACCTTAAAATACATATTGTACTGTTACTTTGTGTAGCAATTTTTACGCTTTCGCAATGTAAGCCAGAACCTAAGGAAAGTAACCCTCCTACAAGTGTTGGAACCCCAGCTCCCATCACCCCTCCGGTTGGTTTCCCCGCAATGAATATTCCAGCAGATAATCCGCAAACGGTAGAAGGCGTGGAGCTAGGCCGCCACTTGTTTTACGACAAAAAATTATCTGCTGACTTAACTATTAGCTGCGCCACCTGCCATGAGCAGTTCCGAGCATTTTCTGATGTCGATCAGGTGTCTACTGGTGTAAACGGAAAGATTGGCAGACGCCAAGCCATGGCACTTTTCAATTTAGTATTTCAAGAAGAATTCTTTTGGGATGGACGTGCTCAAAGTTTGGAAGAACAATCGCTCCACCCTATTGTAGATCCAGTAGAAATGGATAATACCCTAACTGTGGTTATAAGTAGGTTGGAGGCTGATAGCGCGTACCCAAGTATGTTTAAAGCTGCATTTGGAGACACTAAAATCAATGAAGAAAGAATTGGTAAAGCTATTGCTCAGTTTGAAAGAACTATGATATCTGCTAAATAG
- a CDS encoding cytochrome-c peroxidase has protein sequence MKRLSGNINAPFIEDPNTSGSKNNGFLIFTTERGDCFHCHSVDKDGAYLGGGFGQDLQFLNNGLKTDYSNDEGRKEFTNQASDWGKFKVPSVRNIEWSFPYMHDGSIPNLDSLIGFYNFGGFDNGNTDPNMKFAGNDNGTRNFTTQEIQDLKEFLRTLTDYDFLEDPRFSDPFE, from the coding sequence GTGAAGCGCCTAAGTGGTAATATAAATGCTCCTTTTATCGAAGACCCAAATACCTCTGGTTCTAAAAATAATGGCTTCTTGATTTTCACCACCGAGCGAGGTGATTGCTTCCATTGCCACTCTGTAGATAAAGATGGCGCCTATCTTGGTGGAGGCTTTGGCCAAGATTTGCAATTTTTAAACAATGGTCTTAAAACGGATTACTCCAATGATGAAGGCCGCAAAGAGTTTACAAATCAAGCCAGTGACTGGGGAAAATTCAAAGTACCAAGCGTTAGAAACATAGAATGGTCATTTCCTTATATGCATGATGGTAGCATTCCAAACTTAGACAGCCTTATCGGCTTCTATAACTTTGGTGGCTTTGATAATGGAAATACTGATCCCAACATGAAATTTGCTGGGAATGATAATGGCACTCGTAACTTTACTACTCAAGAAATTCAGGACTTAAAGGAGTTTTTAAGAACACTTACGGACTATGACTTTCTAGAAGATCCTCGCTTTTCGGATCCTTTTGAGTAA
- a CDS encoding cytochrome-c peroxidase produces MQQKHSSTIWKLFLLAILSIGLYQCKKPEDQSSPVMFGTPQPLEIPKGFPRTNVPADNPQTIEGVELGRHLFYDKRLSADLTQSCASCHAQHRAFSDVTLDPTSTGVDGIKGRRNSMALFNLAFQEKFFWDGRAQSLEEQSLHPIEDPLELNVKLETVIARLEADTAYPEMFAAAFGDNKISKKRIGKAIAQFERTMISANSEFDKVKRISGNIDAPFIEDASTPGSKNNGWLLFKGTTGDCFHCHSIEADGAFLGGSFGVNNQFRNNGLKMKYRGDLGRQGVTNEPSDFGKFKVPSVRNSERTAPFMHDGSVPSLDSVIRFYSFGGFSNGNTDPQMDFAGDAKGTRNLSEEQIDDLEEFLKTLTDWEFLEDPRFSDPFAE; encoded by the coding sequence ATGCAGCAAAAACATTCTTCAACAATCTGGAAGCTTTTCCTTTTGGCAATTCTAAGCATAGGACTATACCAATGTAAAAAACCAGAAGACCAAAGCTCTCCAGTAATGTTTGGCACTCCTCAGCCATTAGAGATTCCCAAAGGTTTTCCCAGAACAAACGTTCCCGCTGATAATCCTCAAACAATTGAAGGTGTAGAGCTCGGCCGGCATTTGTTTTATGACAAAAGATTATCAGCTGACCTTACCCAGAGCTGTGCTTCTTGCCATGCTCAGCATCGCGCTTTTTCGGATGTAACACTTGACCCGACCTCCACAGGAGTGGATGGAATCAAAGGAAGACGAAATTCCATGGCTTTATTCAACCTGGCTTTTCAGGAGAAATTTTTTTGGGATGGTCGTGCCCAAAGTTTAGAAGAGCAGTCTTTACATCCTATTGAAGATCCGCTGGAATTGAATGTGAAATTGGAAACCGTAATAGCCCGACTGGAAGCTGACACTGCTTATCCAGAAATGTTTGCAGCCGCTTTTGGTGATAATAAAATATCCAAGAAAAGAATTGGAAAAGCTATTGCGCAATTTGAGCGAACTATGATTTCAGCCAATAGCGAGTTTGACAAAGTAAAACGTATTAGTGGAAATATAGACGCCCCATTTATAGAAGATGCTTCTACCCCTGGCTCAAAAAACAATGGGTGGCTATTATTTAAAGGTACAACTGGCGACTGTTTTCATTGCCATTCTATTGAGGCAGATGGTGCGTTTCTTGGCGGTAGTTTTGGTGTCAATAATCAGTTTAGAAATAACGGATTAAAAATGAAGTACCGAGGTGATCTTGGAAGACAGGGGGTGACAAACGAACCTTCAGACTTTGGCAAATTCAAGGTGCCAAGTGTAAGAAACTCCGAGCGAACTGCCCCATTCATGCATGATGGAAGCGTTCCTAGTCTTGACAGTGTGATCCGCTTTTACAGTTTTGGAGGCTTCTCTAATGGAAACACAGACCCCCAAATGGATTTTGCTGGTGATGCAAAAGGAACACGAAACCTTTCGGAGGAGCAAATTGACGATTTAGAAGAATTTCTAAAAACCCTTACCGACTGGGAATTTCTTGAAGACCCACGTTTTTCTGATCCTTTTGCTGAATAA
- the rsmG gene encoding 16S rRNA (guanine(527)-N(7))-methyltransferase RsmG: MELIKKYFPALKADQYEKLEALKGLYEEWNAKINVISRKDMDQFFERHVLHSLAIAKVANFEFGSKIMDVGTGGGFPGIPLAIMFPHCEFTLVDSIGKKILVVKEVSQALGLQNVTAIHGRAESVKGPFDHIVSRAVTQMPAFINWVKKKLKMPSKDVQLQPAIWYLKGGDLTEELKMVRRTKIYELPDFFEEEFFETKKIVRVSSPL, encoded by the coding sequence ATGGAGTTGATCAAAAAATATTTCCCAGCGCTAAAAGCAGATCAGTATGAAAAATTGGAAGCACTAAAAGGCCTTTACGAAGAGTGGAATGCTAAAATAAATGTGATTAGCCGCAAGGATATGGATCAGTTTTTTGAGCGTCACGTGCTTCATTCTTTGGCTATAGCCAAGGTTGCCAATTTTGAGTTTGGCTCTAAAATAATGGACGTAGGTACAGGTGGCGGTTTCCCCGGAATTCCTTTGGCCATAATGTTTCCTCACTGTGAATTTACCTTGGTGGATTCCATTGGTAAAAAAATATTGGTGGTAAAAGAAGTGAGTCAGGCATTGGGATTACAAAACGTTACGGCTATTCATGGGCGTGCCGAAAGTGTAAAAGGCCCGTTTGATCATATTGTAAGTAGAGCAGTAACGCAAATGCCGGCTTTTATAAATTGGGTAAAGAAGAAGCTAAAAATGCCATCCAAAGATGTTCAATTACAACCTGCAATTTGGTACCTAAAAGGTGGAGATCTTACCGAAGAATTGAAAATGGTAAGAAGGACGAAGATTTATGAACTACCTGATTTTTTTGAAGAAGAGTTTTTTGAAACCAAGAAAATAGTAAGGGTTTCGTCACCCTTGTAG
- a CDS encoding glycosyltransferase, which yields MEILFYIWAAAAVYLILHYLFFHSRLLFHKVKLRDFLSPVSIIICAHNEKENLRENLPIVLSQRYEQFEVLVVNDHSTDGTLQLIEELSQKYPNLRTLNFTKEKIGRGKKEALIFGIENAAFEHIVFTDADCKPASENWLSSTVSYFSYKDIVLGVSPYYFKNNLAGWLTRWETFLTAQQYLSFAKAGMPYMGVGRNMAYAKSVFERSSKMKAHLKLPSGDDDLLIGEVATASNVAINMNPEAFTYSDAPATFKDWWQQKRRHLSTSYHYKSRSAIFLGIFGLSQMLFYLLLLPVFFFHGHTGIFFLLLLAKLFLQIITMAPFASRIKQNKAPVLFILMEPLVVVLLAAVHFQNKIFGNSKDW from the coding sequence GTGGAAATTTTATTCTATATATGGGCAGCTGCTGCGGTTTACTTAATTCTGCACTATTTGTTTTTTCATAGTCGTTTGCTTTTTCATAAGGTTAAGCTACGCGACTTTCTAAGCCCTGTTAGCATCATCATATGCGCCCACAATGAGAAAGAAAACCTGAGAGAAAATCTTCCTATTGTGCTTTCACAGAGATACGAGCAATTTGAGGTTCTGGTAGTGAATGACCATAGCACGGATGGAACCTTGCAACTTATTGAAGAGCTTTCGCAGAAATATCCCAACCTAAGAACCTTGAATTTTACCAAAGAAAAAATAGGTAGAGGTAAAAAGGAAGCTTTAATTTTTGGTATTGAAAATGCTGCTTTTGAACACATAGTTTTCACAGATGCAGATTGCAAGCCAGCAAGCGAAAATTGGTTAAGCAGTACGGTCTCTTATTTTTCTTACAAAGACATTGTGCTTGGGGTGAGTCCTTATTATTTTAAAAATAACCTGGCGGGTTGGCTCACTCGCTGGGAAACATTTTTAACAGCACAACAATATTTATCTTTTGCAAAAGCAGGAATGCCATACATGGGAGTAGGAAGAAACATGGCTTATGCCAAAAGTGTTTTTGAAAGGTCATCAAAGATGAAGGCACACCTCAAGCTTCCTTCTGGCGATGATGATTTGCTGATAGGTGAAGTGGCAACGGCTTCAAATGTTGCTATTAATATGAATCCTGAAGCATTTACCTATTCAGATGCACCAGCAACCTTTAAAGATTGGTGGCAACAAAAACGGAGGCATCTTTCTACCTCATACCATTATAAAAGTAGATCAGCTATATTTCTTGGAATTTTTGGCTTGTCGCAAATGTTATTTTATTTGCTGTTGTTGCCCGTGTTCTTTTTTCATGGGCATACGGGTATTTTCTTCCTCCTATTATTGGCTAAGTTATTTTTGCAGATAATTACGATGGCACCTTTTGCAAGCCGCATAAAACAGAATAAAGCCCCTGTATTGTTTATTTTAATGGAGCCACTTGTAGTGGTTTTGTTGGCAGCGGTACATTTTCAAAACAAGATATTCGGAAACTCAAAAGATTGGTAA
- the tgt gene encoding tRNA guanosine(34) transglycosylase Tgt, with protein sequence MNFELKAQDSKSKARAGVLTTAHGEIQTPIFMPVGTVASVKAVHQRELKEDIKAQIILGNTYHLYLRPGTDIINGAGGLHKFMNWDRPILTDSGGYQVYSLSNNNKITEEGVKFKSHIDGSRHFFSPEKSMEIQRNIGADIIMAFDECPPYPSTYEYAKNSMDMTHRWLQRCIDWLKENPELYGFEQSLFPIVQGSTYNDLRKESAETIASHPCDGYAIGGLSVGEPHDEMYAMSDLVCSYLPEDKPRYLMGVGTPANILENIALGVDMFDCVMPTRNGRNGMIFTSEGIINIKNKKWERDFSPLDPNGTSFVDSDYSKAYLRHLFAANEYLGRQIASLHNLRFYLWLVNEAREKIIDGTFASWKNVMVEKLQTRL encoded by the coding sequence ATGAATTTTGAACTAAAGGCACAGGACAGTAAAAGTAAGGCAAGAGCAGGTGTATTGACTACCGCTCATGGCGAAATACAAACGCCAATTTTTATGCCTGTGGGCACTGTGGCTTCTGTAAAAGCTGTGCATCAGCGCGAGCTAAAAGAAGATATAAAAGCTCAGATCATTTTAGGAAACACCTACCACCTTTATCTACGCCCGGGTACAGATATAATAAATGGCGCTGGTGGCTTGCACAAGTTCATGAATTGGGACCGTCCGATACTCACTGACAGCGGTGGTTATCAGGTTTACAGCTTATCAAATAACAATAAAATCACCGAAGAAGGTGTGAAGTTTAAATCACACATTGATGGATCTCGCCATTTCTTTAGCCCCGAAAAATCTATGGAAATTCAGCGCAATATTGGCGCTGACATTATCATGGCTTTTGACGAGTGCCCACCATACCCGAGCACTTACGAGTATGCCAAAAACAGCATGGACATGACACACCGCTGGCTGCAGCGCTGTATTGATTGGCTTAAAGAAAACCCTGAACTATACGGTTTTGAGCAAAGTCTTTTCCCAATCGTTCAAGGTTCTACATATAATGATTTAAGGAAAGAATCTGCCGAAACCATTGCTTCGCATCCTTGCGATGGGTATGCGATTGGCGGTTTATCTGTTGGCGAACCACACGATGAAATGTACGCCATGAGCGATTTGGTATGCAGCTATCTCCCTGAAGATAAACCTCGATATCTCATGGGCGTGGGGACTCCAGCCAATATTTTGGAAAACATTGCCCTTGGCGTAGATATGTTTGATTGCGTAATGCCAACCCGTAACGGTAGAAATGGAATGATTTTTACCAGCGAAGGGATTATCAATATCAAAAATAAAAAGTGGGAGAGAGATTTTTCTCCTCTTGACCCTAATGGAACTTCATTTGTAGATAGCGATTACTCAAAAGCCTATTTACGCCATTTGTTTGCTGCCAATGAATATCTTGGCAGGCAAATTGCTTCGTTGCACAATCTTAGATTTTACCTTTGGTTGGTAAATGAAGCCCGCGAAAAAATTATCGATGGCACTTTTGCCAGCTGGAAAAATGTGATGGTAGAAAAACTTCAAACACGCCTCTAA
- a CDS encoding LptF/LptG family permease, which translates to MLRIIDRYIIGKFLATFFLTIALLLSIAIVFDISEKIDNFVTKGASAKEIIFDYYLNFVMYYGNLFSAMIVFIATIFFTSRMTANTEIVAILTGGVSFRRLMWPYFIAATILAGISWGLGNYVIPKTNVTRLNFEHTYISGKNQKDRFKDIHRQIKPGHIVYFENYNTERNSGYHFTYEVFANHAMQSKLKADFIKLDTTKNTWTLDNYSIRTIDSTGKEHLSSGRQLDTVFDFKAAEIVPRLFTIEMMNTPELNEFIEKEKIRGSENLNYYLIEKYRRTSWPAATYILVLIGVSLCSKKTRGGLGLNIALGLAICVAYIFFMQISTTFATLGNFSPLMAVWFPNIVFSFIALYMYYIAPK; encoded by the coding sequence TTGCTCAGAATAATTGACAGATATATAATTGGGAAGTTTCTCGCAACCTTCTTTCTAACCATAGCACTACTTCTATCCATTGCTATAGTTTTCGATATTTCTGAAAAGATTGACAACTTTGTAACCAAAGGTGCCTCTGCTAAAGAGATAATCTTTGACTACTACCTCAATTTTGTGATGTATTATGGTAATCTCTTTAGTGCCATGATTGTATTTATCGCTACCATTTTCTTTACCAGCCGCATGACGGCAAATACTGAGATTGTAGCGATCCTTACAGGTGGGGTTAGTTTTAGAAGATTGATGTGGCCTTATTTCATTGCTGCTACCATATTAGCAGGAATAAGCTGGGGGCTGGGCAACTATGTGATTCCTAAAACGAATGTCACCCGCCTAAACTTTGAGCACACCTACATTTCTGGTAAAAACCAAAAAGACCGGTTTAAAGACATTCATCGCCAAATTAAACCTGGGCATATTGTATATTTTGAAAATTACAATACTGAGCGAAATTCTGGTTACCATTTTACCTACGAAGTGTTTGCAAATCATGCTATGCAAAGTAAACTCAAGGCTGATTTTATAAAACTAGATACTACCAAAAACACCTGGACCCTTGATAATTACTCCATAAGAACTATAGACAGCACAGGCAAAGAGCACCTTAGCAGCGGAAGACAGCTAGACACTGTTTTTGATTTTAAAGCTGCAGAGATTGTACCTCGATTATTTACCATAGAAATGATGAATACTCCCGAGCTCAACGAGTTTATTGAGAAGGAAAAAATTCGAGGGTCTGAAAATTTGAATTACTACCTAATAGAAAAATACAGGCGTACCAGCTGGCCAGCTGCTACATACATTTTGGTACTTATTGGTGTAAGCTTATGCTCTAAAAAAACACGTGGAGGTTTGGGGTTAAACATTGCACTAGGACTGGCTATTTGTGTGGCTTACATTTTCTTTATGCAAATCTCCACCACCTTTGCCACCTTGGGTAATTTCTCTCCGCTGATGGCTGTATGGTTCCCAAATATTGTGTTCTCCTTTATTGCATTATACATGTACTACATTGCTCCAAAGTAA
- a CDS encoding DMT family transporter: MLQSKNSDYAKLHFVVFLWGFTAILGNLISIDAIPLVWHRMWMASVFIFLFLIATKRTDFKIDKKAWRIILAGVIIAAHWITFFHAIKISTVSVALACVSTGAFFGSLIEPIVYKRKVDKSEMLLGGFVILGLYLIFRFEGNYTAGIITALISTFLSASFSVLNSKLVKTNSPFRITFLEMLGGWLAISLFSLYAIYSGSLQVSDFSLNGMDWLYLIILGSICTAYAFIQSVAVMRTLSSFTVLLSINLEPIYGILLALIFFGDSEMMNPYFYVGAGIILSTVFADILIKRYKKKKLPTGTNPSV, from the coding sequence TTGCTCCAAAGTAAAAACTCAGATTATGCAAAGCTCCACTTTGTAGTTTTCTTGTGGGGTTTTACGGCCATACTTGGCAACCTTATTAGCATTGATGCGATACCTTTGGTGTGGCACCGTATGTGGATGGCATCCGTATTTATTTTTCTGTTTCTGATTGCCACCAAGCGCACCGATTTTAAAATTGATAAAAAAGCTTGGCGCATTATTTTGGCCGGGGTTATCATTGCTGCCCATTGGATTACTTTCTTTCATGCTATTAAAATATCTACAGTTTCCGTAGCCTTAGCTTGTGTTTCTACTGGAGCTTTTTTTGGGTCCCTTATTGAGCCTATTGTGTACAAGAGGAAAGTAGACAAATCCGAAATGTTGCTCGGTGGCTTTGTAATATTAGGCTTGTATTTAATTTTCCGCTTTGAGGGAAATTATACGGCCGGAATAATCACCGCGTTGATAAGTACTTTTTTGAGTGCCTCATTTTCTGTACTCAATAGCAAATTGGTAAAGACAAATAGTCCGTTCAGGATTACCTTTCTGGAAATGCTAGGTGGTTGGCTAGCCATAAGTCTATTTAGCCTTTACGCAATTTATTCAGGTTCACTTCAGGTTTCTGATTTTTCATTAAATGGAATGGATTGGCTTTATCTGATAATTCTGGGGAGTATATGCACAGCTTACGCATTCATCCAGTCGGTTGCTGTAATGCGCACGTTATCTTCATTCACAGTTTTGCTTTCTATCAATCTAGAGCCTATTTATGGTATTCTCTTGGCTCTTATCTTTTTTGGCGATAGCGAAATGATGAACCCTTATTTTTATGTGGGAGCCGGTATTATTCTATCCACCGTTTTTGCCGATATTCTCATTAAGCGATACAAGAAAAAAAAGCTACCTACCGGAACCAACCCAAGCGTATAG
- a CDS encoding acetyl-CoA carboxylase carboxyltransferase subunit alpha, translating to MDYLDFEKPIQELEEQLEKTRNLEQETQVDMGKTVKEIEKKLIATKKDIYKNLSPWQRVQLSRHPQRPYTLAYIEAITEGNFLELHGDRNVKDDKAMVGGWGMVGDQSVMFVGQQKGVNTKMRQYRNFGMANPEGYRKAMRLMKMAEKFNRPIVTLIDTPGAFPGLEAEERGQGEAIAKNLYDMSLLKVPVICIVIGEGASGGALGIGVGDKVLMLENSWYSVISPENCSTILWRTWDYKEQAAAALKLTADDMLKNKLIDGIIKEPLGGAHNDPAAMFDTVKTEILKNIEKLSKLDSEKLINQRINKFSKMGYFNE from the coding sequence ATGGATTATTTGGACTTTGAAAAGCCAATACAGGAGCTTGAGGAACAACTGGAAAAAACCAGAAACCTAGAGCAGGAAACCCAAGTGGACATGGGTAAAACCGTTAAAGAAATTGAGAAAAAGCTGATAGCTACCAAAAAAGATATTTACAAAAACCTTTCACCCTGGCAGCGCGTACAGCTGAGCCGTCATCCACAGAGGCCTTACACACTTGCCTACATTGAGGCAATTACAGAAGGAAACTTTCTTGAACTTCATGGTGATAGAAATGTGAAGGATGACAAAGCCATGGTAGGTGGCTGGGGCATGGTTGGTGATCAATCTGTAATGTTTGTTGGTCAACAAAAAGGGGTAAATACCAAAATGCGACAGTATCGCAACTTTGGAATGGCGAATCCTGAAGGCTATCGCAAAGCAATGCGCCTGATGAAAATGGCGGAAAAATTCAATCGTCCAATCGTTACTCTTATTGATACTCCCGGAGCATTTCCAGGGCTAGAAGCTGAGGAACGTGGACAAGGCGAAGCTATTGCCAAAAACCTTTATGACATGTCACTTCTAAAGGTTCCTGTAATCTGTATAGTGATAGGCGAAGGTGCCTCTGGTGGTGCTTTGGGCATCGGAGTAGGCGATAAAGTATTGATGCTCGAAAACTCATGGTACTCGGTGATTTCTCCCGAAAACTGTTCTACCATCCTTTGGAGAACCTGGGATTATAAAGAGCAAGCCGCGGCTGCCCTTAAGCTTACCGCAGATGATATGCTTAAGAACAAACTGATTGATGGCATCATTAAAGAACCACTGGGTGGGGCACACAATGATCCCGCTGCTATGTTTGACACTGTAAAAACCGAGATTCTGAAAAATATTGAGAAGCTTTCCAAACTTGATTCTGAAAAGCTAATCAACCAAAGGATAAACAAGTTTAGCAAAATGGGCTACTTTAACGAGTAA
- a CDS encoding Ig-like domain-containing protein — MTHQTPFIYSLISCLLIISISCKKTNETYPEVKILSPAEGTTYSFGDTIFVTLEIKESDATPIVNVLDGSINTGLPFDRVSASGSQQNFQFYFNKSELSSGKYTIRVTASNGTNTRSDFLDIYLKQEPLEYLGFISIAASSLIKVDNQGVTEEKYLNGNYYLLAYNERQGRVVTAPESNGNLRGYSYSPLQQEYNIVSTTGVKKYNALVNDKERVYSLAANGEVKAYSKEGSIERSFLTRTDLEPISGCSSNEGLLICAKERGKENYSLQLLNATNGAELKTMQLPGRAIGIVNPSSGIYTIAVKGTGETVVYSYEPSTNTLTKLFSLQGEPTCLFTDYNAVVLVSTTNAIFAFQLSNGTQPYQIYNFSANDIAYDKVSQQILIASGNQIFRGNVNGASATVYHQEIKDILQVEAVHNR, encoded by the coding sequence ATGACACATCAAACACCATTTATTTATTCACTAATTTCTTGTCTCCTCATTATAAGTATTTCATGTAAAAAGACAAATGAAACTTATCCTGAGGTTAAAATTCTATCACCTGCTGAAGGTACCACCTATTCTTTTGGAGATACCATTTTTGTAACGTTAGAAATTAAAGAATCAGATGCAACACCTATTGTAAATGTGCTGGATGGTTCAATTAATACAGGCTTGCCATTTGATCGTGTGAGTGCAAGTGGCAGTCAGCAAAATTTTCAGTTTTACTTTAACAAATCAGAGCTTAGTTCTGGAAAGTATACCATCAGGGTAACCGCATCAAATGGTACTAATACCAGGAGTGATTTTTTAGATATTTATTTGAAACAAGAACCTTTAGAATATTTAGGATTTATCTCAATCGCGGCCAGCTCTTTAATTAAGGTGGACAATCAAGGGGTGACAGAGGAAAAGTATCTTAATGGCAACTATTATTTATTGGCATATAATGAGAGGCAGGGTAGAGTAGTGACAGCTCCTGAGAGCAATGGTAACCTTAGGGGGTATTCATATTCACCACTACAGCAGGAGTATAACATAGTTTCTACTACAGGAGTAAAAAAATATAATGCTTTGGTGAATGATAAGGAAAGGGTTTACTCGCTGGCCGCAAATGGTGAGGTAAAAGCATATAGCAAGGAGGGAAGTATCGAGAGATCTTTTCTTACCAGAACGGACTTAGAACCAATTAGTGGATGCTCCAGTAATGAAGGTTTGTTGATTTGTGCAAAGGAAAGAGGAAAGGAGAATTATTCGCTGCAACTATTGAATGCCACAAATGGAGCAGAACTTAAGACTATGCAATTACCGGGGCGTGCAATAGGTATTGTAAATCCATCAAGTGGGATTTATACCATAGCTGTGAAAGGAACAGGTGAAACTGTTGTTTACAGCTATGAACCATCCACCAATACTCTAACCAAGCTATTTAGTTTGCAGGGTGAGCCTACTTGCCTCTTTACAGATTATAATGCCGTGGTACTCGTTTCAACCACAAATGCGATTTTCGCTTTTCAACTATCGAATGGAACCCAGCCTTACCAGATTTATAATTTTTCTGCAAATGATATTGCTTATGATAAAGTGAGCCAACAAATTTTGATTGCCAGTGGAAATCAAATCTTTCGAGGAAATGTAAATGGTGCTTCTGCAACAGTTTATCATCAGGAGATAAAGGATATCCTGCAAGTAGAAGCAGTGCACAATAGGTAA